A single Dermacentor albipictus isolate Rhodes 1998 colony chromosome 3, USDA_Dalb.pri_finalv2, whole genome shotgun sequence DNA region contains:
- the LOC135921139 gene encoding uncharacterized protein isoform X2, with amino-acid sequence MVKHGDRNCYARTNEPAAQIPSTAAETAAATPPKPGIAMPQHVNEIPQEDPVKQGGVTSGQPTSTNEIPTTSVADWVSKQCQFLGHECVKLEFCKPKYRLRLRGCVDGNVCCNVRKTRSCIKIGGECRKKCHRYEVPNRYVKCRNLLKKCCVAVDYQRPSTKLGT; translated from the exons ATGGTCAAGCATGGCGACCGCAATTGCTACGCTCGCACAAATG AACCTGCAGCACAAATACCCTCAACTGCAGCAGAAACTGCTGCGGCAACTCCACCAAAACCTGGAATAGCAATGCCCCAACATG TAAATGAAATACCTCAAGAAGATCCAGTGAAACAAGGAGGCGTCACATCAGGTCAACCTACATCAACAAATGAAATACCAACGACCTCAGTTG CTGACTGGGTGTCCAAGCAGTGCCAGTTCCTGGGGCATGAATGTGTTAAGTTGGAGTTTTGTAAGCCAAAATATCGGCTGCGACTCCGTGGCTGCGTAGACGGTAATGTGTGCTGCAACGTCC GTAAAACTAGATCATGCATCAAAATCGGAGGAGAATGCCGAAAGAAATGCCATCGGTATGAAGTTCCGAATCGTTATGTGAAATGCAGAAATCTACTGAAGAAGTGCTGCGTGGCCGTCGACTATCAGAGACCTTCGACAAAGCTGGGAACCTAA